The genomic region GATCGCACCACTCGTGACTCATATTGACGAAACCGTAGTTACGGTCATAACATAACAAATAAACGCGATCGCCCTCCAAAATTTCTCCAATTTTGGCGAGGGTAAATTGAATCGAATGTTCGATATTACTTTCATCGATAAATTTGCGAGAAATTTCCCCGATCGCCCGTTCCATCTTCGCTCGACTGCGGATCGACTGTTCGGCGAGGGTCCGTTCGAGTTCTGTCCCGGCTTTCGCTCCAAAAATCCTGAAAATTCTTTCTTTATTGGCATTTTTAACAATCGGATGGGTATCTACAACCGCCAAATTCCCGATAGTTTTACCATTAGAATCAACGAGGGGCATTCCCCAATAACTTTCCGCTTGCCAACTCGCTAAATGGAGATCGTCGGGAAACTGTTGACAAACCTGTTCTGAATAAAAACAATCGATTCCCTGACCGCTCGTTTCACAAGGAGTTCCGACCAAATCGTATTCAAAATTTTCGCCGATTTCTTCCCCATTCCAAACTGCTAAAGTTCGGGCTTTACCGGGAAGGCGATCGCTAAATTGAGAAACGAAAGCGTAACGAACTTGCAAAACTTGGGCTAAATAACGAACGCAGGCATTAAAAAACTCGTCTCGGGTCGCACAAGCGGTTCCCTCAACCATTAACTTCAATGCGACTTCGGCTTCTTTTGGTTGAGTAATATCGCTGAGGGTACAAACCACGCCCTCGACGGTTTCATCGGCGGTAATTTGTGGGTCGGCATTGACTAACAACCAACGCTGATGGTTACGGGTGGAATCTTCGACACGGACGATAATGTTATCGATCGATTGACGGCGAGCGATCGCTTGTTGTACGGGCAACTCGGACAACTTAAACGGCGTTCCATCTTCTTGCAAAAGGTGCCATCCTTCGCCGAACACTCGATTTTCAATGGCTGCTGAATTGAGGTTAAAGAAATTAAGCGCCGCGTGATTGGCGAGGTTGACTTTTCCATCGTCATCGATCAGAAAAACGCCGACTTGCATTTCCCGAATCAACATTTGAAAGCGCTTACGACTGTCTTCTAAAGCGGTTTCTCGCAATAATTGAGCGCTAAAGCGCTTGTTAAATAAAGAGGTTAATAAAGCAATTGATAAAATAAATAAACTGGCGATCGCGATTTCGACGGCGAGCCAAAAGCGATTGAGAACTGCCGTTGCTTCCAGTGGTAAATTGTCGCGGGGGATCCAATGGGTTGCCGCCATTCCGGTGTAGTGCATTCCGGCAATGGCGATCGCCATTAACAAGGCACTGCCGATTTTTTGCCAGATCGGGTCTCGGTCGTGACTGTCGGGGAGGCGAAACCCGAGCCACAAGGCGCCAAAAGACGCCCCGATCGCGATCGCTACGGAGAGCGCCAGCAACGGAAGATCGTACTTCATATACGCCGGAATTTGCATGGCGGCCATGCCGATATAGTGCATTCCGGCGATCGACAGACCCATGAACACTCCCCCAATAACGAGGAGAAAGCGATTGACCGAACGACTGAACAAGTAAAGGGCGATTCCGGAGGCGCCGATCGCGCTCAGCAAAGAATACAAAGTGAGGTATGCATTGTAGGTCACGCTAACTGGGAATTCTAAAGCGAGCATGGCGATGAAGTGCATCGACCAAATCCCCGTTCCCATTGCCGTAGCGCCCCCAAGCACCCACCAGAGGCGATCGCGGTCGAGGTTAGATTTCACCCGTCCGACAAAATCGAAAGCGCAATAAGAGGCGATCGCCGCGATCGCGAACGAAAGCAGAACTAAGCTGAAATTATAGTGTCCGATAAGTTCGGCGTGCATATCTTCTAGTCGAAACGATGGACTCTTTTAATATTCCCAACGATCGCCACTAACCGCGTAGCAAAAATATTTTTTGACAACAAAGTATCGAGAGGCGATCGGCAGATGATTCTACGGATCCCACCTAGTCATTTCCCTACCCGAAAAAGTGACAGAATGGAACGATTGAGGCTACTTTCGGGTTCAACTCCCAACCCTCTGTCTACACTTTTGAACGTCCCTCTAACAAGAGAGGACAAAATCGACGATCGCGCTTCCTCAACTCCTTATACCATTTTTGTCAAACCTCGATCGAGATAGAGCGCTTAGACGGTACGGAGGTTGGCCATTGCAAAATTGAAACGATCCTACTTCTTTCGACTCGATCCCTACAAAAATGTGCCAAAGTAAGCGCCTCGCGATGGAACGATCGCCCCGAATTGAAATTGCTTGTTTAGACCGGGGCGATCGCCCCCTTCCGGATCGATCGCCCCGCCTGCGGAAAAAGCAATCGCGTGTAAACTTTTGCGATCGCCATGTTTGCTTTATTTTCTCGAAAAACCGCCTACTGTCTGCTTGCAAGCTGCGCTTTTCTCGGCATCGTTCTTTTTTCCAGTTCCGTCGGCGCGATCGCGCCCCAAGTGCAACAATTTATCGACACCCTCACCCCGCAGATGGAACGCCATCTCCAGCAAAGCTTGCAGCGTCGCGAGGTATTTTTCGACGTGACGCCGCAACCGGACGGGAATCGGATCGAGTTGCAACCTTACGCGCGCCTCGATCGCGATACGGTGTTCGAGGTCGCCCTCACTTACGATCGCGACTTCCCCGTACTGACGGGTAAAGTCTTCACCGCCGCCGAACGCAACACGATCGAACGAGTCGCCCACGAAAGCTTCCCTACCGGGGTGCGATCGCAACTCGCCATTTTTCCCTACGACGACATCGATCTCGACTACGCCATCACCACGGCCCCTTACAGCAATCTCTACACCCGTCCCGACCCCAAGATCGAAAATTTAGCAACCCAAGTGCGCCTCGGAACGGCGGTCAAACTGCTCGAATACAGCCGCGATCGCCGTTTTGTGCGGGTTCGCATCGAAGATGACGGCTATCTCGCCTGGATCGATCGCGCCGAACTGCGAGAGTGCGATCGCGCCGAATTCGAGCGCTGGGTTGGCGCCCCCAAAGCCTTCGTCGCCCGAGACCTCGATTCCCTCTATTTCGGGACGCGCCTCCCTTACCAAAACGGCGATCGCGGCGCCGTCACCTTAACCACTCCCGACGGTCCAACCTTGCGGGTCGCCTACGCCGATCTCGTCCTCGACGATCGCCCGATCGCCCCGGCCCATCTCCTCGAACTCGCCAAACAATTTCTACCGGACCGTCCCTACGGTGGCGGTTCCTACCTTTGGGGGGGAACCGTGGGTAAACGCCTAGACTGTAGCGGTTTCGTACAGACCGTATTGCGCGCCGGAAATCTCTACATCCCCCGCGACGCCTACCAACAACAGCTTTACAGCACCCCCGTCGCCGCGACCCTCGATCTCCTCGACGAACTCCAAGCGGGGGATTTAGTCTTTTTCAGCAATAACGGGCGTTTGGCAACCCACGTCGGCATTTATTTAGGCGATGGCGAATTCATCCACTCCACCCATCGCGGTCCTTACAGTGGGGTCAAAATCAACTCGTTACGGGGTTCGACCGCTTACGATCGCAGCTTTCAATCCATTTATTTCGGCGGCGGTCGCGTTCCCCGGGTGGCGATCGGTAACAAAACTTAAAAAAAATAAAAATAAAGTATTGTTGCTCGAACCTTTTTGAAAAAACCGTCGTTTTTTATACCTTCTCGGCGAGGAAATATCAAAAAAATTTATCTCTGTCAACGATCGCGATCGCTGACAATCGGCGATCGATATCGGTAACAAATAGGGGTTTCGATCGCTTCATCCTTTCTCCAAAGAATAGAGAATAGAGTAGGAGGCTTAGATTAGGACGAGATTGACGTAATGACTACTTTTGCACCGACAACCCCCACCGCCAAAACCACCGGAACGGTCGAACAGATTGTCGATCGCATTTGCAGACATCGCAAAATTAGCCGTTACGACCAACAACTATTGATGTCTGCCCTACTCTCCAAAGATGCAATTAGCGAAAACGAGCGATCGCAAATCAATCGTGTTTTCGATAACTTGCAACGGGGTTGTTTGCGCGTCGTCGATTGACACCTTGCCTCGGATTCGAGGTCAATCGAGCGAATTTAATCTAATTTACCTTCAATTTTGCCATTAAAGCCATAAATCTCCCGACTGCCGACGTAGGGGACCAACTCCACATCCCGTTCGTCGCCCGGTTCAAAGCGAATCGCGGTTCCGGCGGGAATATTTAAGTGCATTCCTTCAGCGCGATCGCGATCGAATTGCAGGGCTTCATTCACTTCGTAAAAATGAAAGTGCGACCCGACTTGAATCGGGCGATCGCCCGTATTCGCTACCGTTAAAGTCAGAGTCGGGCGACCTGCATTAATTTCGATTGTCCCTTCGCGCGCGATAATTTCTCCGGGAATCATCTTGATTACTCCAACTTATTTTTTGACAGGTCAATCGGCGGCGATCGCCCGGATTTAGCGGATCGGATCGTGAACGGTCACCAACTTGGTTCCGTCGGGAAAAGTCGCCTCGACTTGAACCTCGCGAATCATTTCGGGAACACCTTCCATGACTTGATCGCGACTTAATAAAGTCGTCCCGTAACTCATCAATTCCGAGACAGTTTTGCCTTCGCGGGCACCTTCGAGAATTGCCGCGCTCAAATAGGCTACCGCCTCGGGATGATTGAGTTTCAAGCCTTTTTCCTTGCGGCGTTCCGCCAGCAGAGCCGCCGTAAAAATGAGTAATTTGTCTTTTTCTTGGGGCGAAAGTTGCATAGCACTCCCTGTTTTTAACGAGTGGCGATCGCGGTCGGCATCCTCAATTCGTTCTAATTTCCCACCCTTTCTAACTTCTTAATTTATATCAAGATTTGCATCATTTTTAACGAATTTAGGGCGAAGTTGAGGCGATCCGCGATCGCGTAGGGTTCGCTAAGGAGAATCGCCCCGTCCTAGCCACTGGAAAGCGGCCAGACCCGAGGAACCGAACTCGGGCGCCCCAGAAAAGACAGGCGCAAACTATCCCAAACTTGAGCGAACCAGTTCCTCACCTGGGGGGTAGAAGAGCCGCAATAGCGACAGAGAACCCCTTGGGGGAGGCGCGTCACGCCAATTTCCCCCGTTCCCATTTGGGGAACTCCATCCCACAGGCGGCGGATCTGTTCGACGCGATCGCGCGAGACCGGTTCGCCAATCCATGCCAAAGTCCCCGCGATCGCCCGGCCCCCCAGACCGTGAGGACCGTCCACCATCGCCGTTCCCCCTTCCAACATTTGGCGGTCGATCCACAACGGGCGCCCCTCCTGCCAGACTTCGGCGTGCGATCGCCACTGTCCCTGCAAGAACTTTTCCCCGCGCGCGCTCCGACCGAAACGGTTAATTTCCCATAGCAACATCCGAGAACCCGGCGCCAGCTCGACGCGTAAATCTTGGCGATAAACCGCCCCATTAAAAATAATGCTTTCCTGGGGCAACCATTCCAAACAGGCCCCCGCATCCACCTGAATATTAATCGTTTGGCGGGCTTCGCGACCGTTGCTTCGATAAACTTTCGCCGCCGCCGCCGTCGTCACCAAAGCGTGGGTATTGGCTTCGAGATGGAAAGATTGGGAGAGGCGATCGCCCCCCACAATACCCCCCGCCGTATGCAAAATCACGCTATGACAAATTTGAGGACCTTCCGGATAAAAAGGGCGCTGCACCTTCAGAGGCGCTTTCGCATGAGCGCAGTACACCTGGGTTTGCCCTTCTCGGGCGCGATAGATCAACTCCAGGCGACCTTTCCAACTTGAATCCGTATGAGCAATAGCAGAATTCACGACAATAACTCGCTCGTTTTCTCCCATTAAACTGCAAGAAAACGTTGGATCACCTCATTACTCAATTCTTGTGTCAATCCCGACGCCACGATCCCGCCTTTTTGCATCGCGTAATACCAATCCGCTTGGCGCACGAAATGCAAGTGTTGTTCGACCAACAACACCGAGATGCCCGTCGTTTCGATAATACGACGGACCGCCGCTTCAATTTCGAGAACGATCGACGGTTGAATCCCTTCCGTCGGTTCGTCGAGTAATAATAATTGCGGCTGACCCATCAGAGCCCGGGCGATCGCCAACTGTTGCTGTTGTCCGCCACTGAGATCGCCGCCCCGGCGATCGAGCATCGTTTTTAAAACGGGGAATAACTCGAAAATATCCTCGGGAATTTGCATTTTTTTCGGACGCTTTCGCCGCGCTTCCAATCCTAATAATAAGTTTTCTTTCACCGTCAATCGCGGAATAATTTCGCGACCTTGAGCGACATAACCGATTCCCGAACGGGCGCGGCGATCGGGCGAAAGCGGCGCAATTTCAACCCCATCAAACCAAATTTTACCGCGACGGGGTGGCAGCAATCCCATTATCGTTTTTAACAACGTCGTTTTACCGACCCCATTGCGCCCGATCAAACAGACCATTTGACCGCGATAGACGCTTAAATCGACCTCTCTTAAAATATGACTCTCCCCGTAGTACACATCCAGCCCCGAAATTTGCAAAATCTTCTCCGGGGAAACTTCTTGATAGGCAGATTCTAAAACATTGCTAGAATTGGGATGATTCATATTCACCGACTGATGACAAACTTATTACCAACTTATTACCAACTTAAATTAAAAGTAAAATTTAAGGAGCGGCGATCGATTTTTATCGCTTATAGAGTGCAGCTCTAAACTGAAAGCATCTCGACGATCGTCCTAGGGATGTTCCTCCTCTTCAGTTCCTAAATAAACCTCCACGACACGGGGATCGTTCTGCACCTCTTCGATACTGCCTTCACACAATACCGATCCTTCATGTAAAACAGTCACCTTGCGCGCAATTTGGCGCACGAACTCCATATCGTGTTCGATAACAATAATCGAATGACTTTCTGCAAGAGATACCAATAACTCTCCCGTCAATAACGTTTCTTCATCCGTCAATCCCGCCACAGGTTCGTCAACGAGCAGTAAATCTGGCGACTGCGCCAACAACATGCCAATTTCTAACCATTGTTTTTCTCCATGAGAAAGTAAACCCGCCGGAGTATCGGCTTTCACCACCAAACCAATCGTTTCTAACAGGGTGCTGACCGTTTTTCGCTCTGGTGACGGTTGAGGTTTGAGCAAAGTAGAAAAGACATTTTTCTGGCGATTGCACGACAGTTCTAAATTCTCGCGTGGGGTCAAATTCAGGTAAACCCGGGGGGTTTGAAACTTGCGACCGATCCCAAATCGCGCGATTTGGTGTTCGCGAAACCGTCGCAAGTTTTTCCCTTTAAATAAAACTTGTCCGACTGTAGGTTTAACCTTTCCGGTAATCACATCTAAAAACGTTGTTTTTCCCGCCCCATTCGGTCCGATAATCACGCGCAGTTCGCCGCGTTCCATACTGAAATTCAAGTTATTGAGGGCATTAAACCCATCAAAACTGACCGTTAAATTATCAATTTCCAAGATTTTCTCGTTCACGCCGAACCTCCGGATCTTCTTCTAAACTGGGATAAGTCGTTACGTAGCGAGGACGCTTCACTAACCGTCTGAGTAGGTTGATTCCTTCCGTTTTCAACCAACCGATTAATCCGTTGGGAAGGACGAGAACGACGAGGAGAAATAAACCCCCTTGGAAAAATAGCCAAATATCGGGAAATTGACTGATCAACCAGCTTTTACTGTAGTTGACCAGCAATGCACCAACGATCGCCCCGATTAAAGTCGCGCGTCCGCCAACCGCCACCCAAATCACCATTTCAATGGAGAAAGCAATATCCATCGCTTTCGGGGAAATAATACCCGATCGCAGGGTAAATAAGGCTCCGGCAATTCCTGCTAAAGCGCCGGAAATAGCAAAGACTAAAAC from Oxynema aestuarii AP17 harbors:
- a CDS encoding C40 family peptidase, which gives rise to MFALFSRKTAYCLLASCAFLGIVLFSSSVGAIAPQVQQFIDTLTPQMERHLQQSLQRREVFFDVTPQPDGNRIELQPYARLDRDTVFEVALTYDRDFPVLTGKVFTAAERNTIERVAHESFPTGVRSQLAIFPYDDIDLDYAITTAPYSNLYTRPDPKIENLATQVRLGTAVKLLEYSRDRRFVRVRIEDDGYLAWIDRAELRECDRAEFERWVGAPKAFVARDLDSLYFGTRLPYQNGDRGAVTLTTPDGPTLRVAYADLVLDDRPIAPAHLLELAKQFLPDRPYGGGSYLWGGTVGKRLDCSGFVQTVLRAGNLYIPRDAYQQQLYSTPVAATLDLLDELQAGDLVFFSNNGRLATHVGIYLGDGEFIHSTHRGPYSGVKINSLRGSTAYDRSFQSIYFGGGRVPRVAIGNKT
- a CDS encoding urease subunit beta — translated: MIPGEIIAREGTIEINAGRPTLTLTVANTGDRPIQVGSHFHFYEVNEALQFDRDRAEGMHLNIPAGTAIRFEPGDERDVELVPYVGSREIYGFNGKIEGKLD
- a CDS encoding urease subunit gamma, with translation MQLSPQEKDKLLIFTAALLAERRKEKGLKLNHPEAVAYLSAAILEGAREGKTVSELMSYGTTLLSRDQVMEGVPEMIREVQVEATFPDGTKLVTVHDPIR
- a CDS encoding urease accessory protein UreD, whose product is MNSAIAHTDSSWKGRLELIYRAREGQTQVYCAHAKAPLKVQRPFYPEGPQICHSVILHTAGGIVGGDRLSQSFHLEANTHALVTTAAAAKVYRSNGREARQTINIQVDAGACLEWLPQESIIFNGAVYRQDLRVELAPGSRMLLWEINRFGRSARGEKFLQGQWRSHAEVWQEGRPLWIDRQMLEGGTAMVDGPHGLGGRAIAGTLAWIGEPVSRDRVEQIRRLWDGVPQMGTGEIGVTRLPQGVLCRYCGSSTPQVRNWFAQVWDSLRLSFLGRPSSVPRVWPLSSG
- the urtE gene encoding urea ABC transporter ATP-binding subunit UrtE, which gives rise to MLQISGLDVYYGESHILREVDLSVYRGQMVCLIGRNGVGKTTLLKTIMGLLPPRRGKIWFDGVEIAPLSPDRRARSGIGYVAQGREIIPRLTVKENLLLGLEARRKRPKKMQIPEDIFELFPVLKTMLDRRGGDLSGGQQQQLAIARALMGQPQLLLLDEPTEGIQPSIVLEIEAAVRRIIETTGISVLLVEQHLHFVRQADWYYAMQKGGIVASGLTQELSNEVIQRFLAV
- the urtD gene encoding urea ABC transporter ATP-binding protein UrtD, which codes for MNEKILEIDNLTVSFDGFNALNNLNFSMERGELRVIIGPNGAGKTTFLDVITGKVKPTVGQVLFKGKNLRRFREHQIARFGIGRKFQTPRVYLNLTPRENLELSCNRQKNVFSTLLKPQPSPERKTVSTLLETIGLVVKADTPAGLLSHGEKQWLEIGMLLAQSPDLLLVDEPVAGLTDEETLLTGELLVSLAESHSIIVIEHDMEFVRQIARKVTVLHEGSVLCEGSIEEVQNDPRVVEVYLGTEEEEHP